From the Paenibacillus sp. MMS20-IR301 genome, the window GTCATCGCATCATAGGCATCCGCCACCGCAATAATCCGGCCATGCAGCGGAATATCCGTTCCTGCCAGACCATCCGGATATCCTCTGCCGTCATAACGCTCATGATGTGAACGTACGCCGCCAAGATAAGGCTCCATCTTCTCAGCCGGCTCTATCTGACGCAGGATGTTCTCCCCCAGCACCGGATGGCTCTTGATCTGGTCAAACTCCTCCTCCGTCAGCGCCTCTTCCTTGAACAAAACGCTGTCACTTACACCGATTTTGCCGATATCATGCAGCAGAGCCGATTTGCGCAGGTTATCCAGCTCCTGGCCCGTAAGCCCGGCAAGCTGTCCGATAATGACGGAATATTCCGCCACCCGCAGCGAATGACCCGCGGTATAGGAGTCACGGGCATCCAGCGCCACAGCAAGCGTGGTGAAGTAGCTGTCCAGCAGCTGCCGGTTCTGTTGCTCCCGGGCCTGCAGCCCCCGGACCATCATATTAAAGCCCGCTACCAGCTTCGAGAATTCATCGGAATATTCGTCCTGCACCTGGATCAGATTCCCGTCCTTCACCTGATTCATTGCCTGGTACAGCTCATCAATCGGGTGCTGCACACTGCTCGTCAGCAGCCAGGCCGCGATGGAGGAGAAGGTGGTCCCGATCAGCAGCACCATCCCTGCCCAGGCCCAGTAATTCTGCATCCCGACTCCAACTACCGCACCTCCTTGATCATGCAGGCGGATATGTGTAGCCATGATAAACAGAAACAGCGGAAAGGTGCCGATCAGCATACAGCTCACCATAAATTTGGGGCGGATCGGTATAAACACATGCCCTTCCAGTGAAAAATCAACACCATACTGTTCCAGCGCGCGGTTTCTGAATTCTTTGATCAGGGGAATAATTGCCGTACAGGTAAGGAAAAACTCAATCAGCGCATGCATACTGGCCACCAGTACAGCTCCGCCCATTGCTATAAGCATATAGAAATACGGTATCGTAATCCATCCATTACGGATCATCCAGAACGTCATTAGTATAGCCGGCAGGGATAACCCCATGAGATGCGGCCCCAGAATCCGCTGTACCGCCCGTTTGGGCATTTGATGGGTATGGAGATATGCCTTCTCCAGCATCGGCAGTGTCAGATTCTCCTCAAGCAGAGCTGCCCGGATTGGCTTAATCTGATTAAGGAAGACCCCGATCTCCATTACTGCCATAATGATGAAGGAAAGCATGAGAACCAGCAGAAGACGGAAAAACTCCTGGGTGCTTATCGTCAGCGAGGACAACAGAAGCAGACTTCCTACGGCCAGCACTGCCACTACTGAGCCGAATATATAATTCCGGATCTGATTCTTTAAAAATATTCTGTATAGTCTCATCTGTACCTCATTCCCGTCCGGCCTCAGCCCGTTACCGCTTGTATTTATATATTTTTCATGATATAATAATCCAATATTTGTTTTCGAGTATATTATCCCCATCAAGAAGATGTCAGGCCGATGAATCACTTTTCTATACTATCGGCAGTTTGGACACAAAATCTTACGTTTTCTTGCAGGACCTTTCCTTTTTATGAGATCAAATTCGAACATAGCATTCCGATTCACACTGGCGCGGCCACGGAGCCGCAAGGACAAAAGAGAGGTAGGGCTTTTGTCGTATTGGAAGGATTTTTCTCGCCACACGGCTGCTGGAAATAACAAGGAACTACGACACCCGTTTCGCTCACAAACGGCGGGGGATTCATATACCGATAAGCATGGCTGTGCTGCTTCCCTGAACGCAGGGAAAGGCCCCATGTGTGGAACATATTAGCGCCCGGTAACCGCCTAATTTGCGGATACCGGGCGCGTCTACGTTTCAGGAGGTATTCAGACCGGACGGACCGATGCCGGATTGTCTACATAACGCTCCACGAATTGGCCAACCTTGCGGACATATTGTATTTTATCCGTATCATAAGCAAGACCATGCCCCGCTCCATGCACTACCATCTGCTCCTTCGGACTGCTGCAGGCGCGGTACAATTCCTCCATCATCGCAAACGGCACGAACTTATCCGCGTCTCCATGAATGAACAGGATCGGAACCCTTGCTTTGCGCACCTGCTTCAGCGCAGAGGCTTCACCAAAGAGATAACCGGCCTTGAGCTTGGTAACTAAGCTGGCAACCGGCACGAACGGAAAGCTCGGCAGACGGTACATCCGCCATAGCTGATAGGACAGCTGGGCTTTGACCGAAGTGTATCCGCAATCCGCTACCACTGCCTTCACCTGCGGAGGCAGCTCTTCCCCGGCCGTCATCATCACGGTTGCTCCGCCCATCGATACACCATGCAGTACAATCTGCGCTTCAGGTCCGGTTTCCTCCAGAATATAATTGATCCACTGCAGATAATCGCGCCGTTCGTGCCAGCCGAAGCCAATATAGCTGCCTTCACTCTGCCCGTGCCCTCTGGCATCAGGAAGGAGCACATTATAGCCCAGATTATCGTAATAGTTCTTGGCGGTTGCTCCCATATCCTTGGCTTTGCCGGAATAGCCGTGGGCAATAATCACCGTACGCCCGGCAGCCCGCCCCGATGCCAGAAAGTAACCCTTCAGCTTCAGTCCATCATGCGAGATCAGTTCAGCTTCGCGGAAGCTTTGCCGTGACACCCAGTCTGCGCCTTCCCCCCATGAAGCGCCGGCTACCGGCGGGTCAACCTTGAGATCCGGTGTCTTTGCCAGGAAATCCTTCGGCGCCCGCTTAATTGCCACTCCGTAAAAGAAGAATCCTGCATACACTACCCCTGCTACCATAATAATAAGCCCTGCAAGCAGGATTACACTCCACATACACGTTTCTCCTTCCGGTGAATACCCAGATACTTCAGGGTGATTAATACTCTTGTGTCAACAAACCAGCAGCTATGCAGTCAGTATAGCACGGCTTCCAGCCATCTTGAAATTTCTGCCGGCAGTCTGGATGTTGCGGTTATTCCGCATAAAATAACCCCACAATGTGGGGCTGTATGACTGAGGCACTTTGCGGACTCCTAACCCTTATTGATTCTAAAGGATTAAAAGGGCTGCTCTCGGAGCATATTTCCTCCAAAAGCAGCCCCAAAGTCGCCATTAGCCCGTGGTAAACAGCAAATAGTTTATTTACGTCTGCTATTTCTTGCTCTTCTGCCCAGCAGCAGGCCCAGACCCGCAAGAGCTATACCGGCAATATAATAAGGCGCCGGACTGGATTCTCCCGTCTGCGGAAGAGTGGCTGCCGCAGTCACACTACCCTGCGGAATCTCTTCATCATCTATGGTTAATTCGGGACCCGCTGACGGCGAAGCTGCAGGAGTTCGCACCGGTGCCGCAGTGGCTGGCCGGATTGTAGCCTTCGGCAATATAGTGGCTACCGGTCCGAGCGGAACCGCATCATCCTCTACAATGAAAGTGGTAACCGGCGTCGGCGTCGCCAGAATGAACGTAAACGGCGATACCACTGGCGGAGCCGTTGGTGCCGGTGTCGGTGGCGCTGTTGGTGCTGGCGTCGGTGGAGCCGTTGGCGCTGGTGTTGGTGCTGCTGTTGGTGCTGGCGTTGGCGTCGGTGTCGGTTCCGCTGTTGGTGCTGGCGTTGGTGTTGGTGTTGGTGTTGGTGTTGGTGTTGGTGTTGGTGTTGGTGTCGGTGTCGGTGTTGGTGTTGGTGTTGGTGTTGGTGTTGGTGTTGGTGTCGCTGTCGGCGTTGCCGTCGGTGTCGCTGTCGGCGTTGCCGTTGGTGTCGCTGTCGGCGTTGCCGTTGGTGTCGCTGTCGGCGTTGCTGTTGGCGTTGCCGTTGGTGTCGCTGTAGGTGTTGCCGTCGGTGTCGCTGTCGGCGTTGCTGTCGGCGTTGCCGTTGGTGTCGCTGTCGGCGTTGCTGTTGGTGTCGCTGTCGGCGTTGCCGTTGGTGTTGCTGTCGGCGTTGCTGTCGGCGTTGCCGTTGGTGTCGCTGTCGGCGTTGCCGTTGGTGTCGCTGTCGGCGTTGCCGTTGGTGTTGCTGTCGGCGTTGCCGTTGGTGTCGCTGTCGGCGTTGCCGTTGGTGTCGCTGTCGGCGTTGCTG encodes:
- a CDS encoding HD domain-containing phosphohydrolase, whose translation is MAVLAVGSLLLLSSLTISTQEFFRLLLVLMLSFIIMAVMEIGVFLNQIKPIRAALLEENLTLPMLEKAYLHTHQMPKRAVQRILGPHLMGLSLPAILMTFWMIRNGWITIPYFYMLIAMGGAVLVASMHALIEFFLTCTAIIPLIKEFRNRALEQYGVDFSLEGHVFIPIRPKFMVSCMLIGTFPLFLFIMATHIRLHDQGGAVVGVGMQNYWAWAGMVLLIGTTFSSIAAWLLTSSVQHPIDELYQAMNQVKDGNLIQVQDEYSDEFSKLVAGFNMMVRGLQAREQQNRQLLDSYFTTLAVALDARDSYTAGHSLRVAEYSVIIGQLAGLTGQELDNLRKSALLHDIGKIGVSDSVLFKEEALTEEEFDQIKSHPVLGENILRQIEPAEKMEPYLGGVRSHHERYDGRGYPDGLAGTDIPLHGRIIAVADAYDAMTSDRPYRKGMDHDRALAILEQGRGSQWDPEFAGLFLDYFGRKARLHQDIYPVKTG
- a CDS encoding alpha/beta hydrolase; translated protein: MWSVILLAGLIIMVAGVVYAGFFFYGVAIKRAPKDFLAKTPDLKVDPPVAGASWGEGADWVSRQSFREAELISHDGLKLKGYFLASGRAAGRTVIIAHGYSGKAKDMGATAKNYYDNLGYNVLLPDARGHGQSEGSYIGFGWHERRDYLQWINYILEETGPEAQIVLHGVSMGGATVMMTAGEELPPQVKAVVADCGYTSVKAQLSYQLWRMYRLPSFPFVPVASLVTKLKAGYLFGEASALKQVRKARVPILFIHGDADKFVPFAMMEELYRACSSPKEQMVVHGAGHGLAYDTDKIQYVRKVGQFVERYVDNPASVRPV